The following proteins come from a genomic window of Paenibacillus swuensis:
- the melA gene encoding alpha-galactosidase: MAKFVFIGAGSLVFTKNLVRDLLTFPAFVDCTITLLDIDKDRLAYAKQTVDNIIAAGQYPAKVEATTDRVEALKGANGVICTLLAHDVDVWRTDLEIPMEYGVNINIGDTRGPAGIFRFLRTVPVMLEICRDIERYCPDAVFLNYTNPMAMLCRVMQSETNVKVTGLCHSVQGTAEMLAGWIGAPMGEITYRCAGINHQAFYLDFKWNGKDAYPLIREAVVNRPEIYNEEQVRNEMYLHLDYYVTESSGHNSEYNAWFRKRPDLIEKYCTHGTGWNPGLYAPGLQHRDNPALDWNKQLEEWRDSPIELKRGNEYASYIFNAVFGDQTLFEFNGNVRNFGLINNLPEGCCVEVPVLASKRGLSPMHVGPLPDQLALLVNTSARIEELAIEGALTGDRRKVFQAICFDPLTSAVLSLEEIKSMVDRMFEANKAYLPQFA, from the coding sequence ATGGCTAAATTCGTCTTTATCGGTGCAGGAAGTCTGGTGTTCACCAAGAATTTAGTTCGCGACCTGCTTACGTTTCCGGCCTTTGTGGACTGCACGATTACGTTATTAGACATCGACAAAGATCGTCTAGCCTATGCGAAGCAGACCGTGGACAATATCATTGCCGCGGGTCAATATCCGGCCAAGGTCGAAGCCACAACGGATCGAGTTGAAGCGCTGAAAGGCGCCAATGGGGTTATATGCACGCTTCTTGCACATGATGTGGATGTTTGGCGGACAGATTTGGAGATTCCGATGGAGTACGGCGTAAATATTAACATTGGTGACACCAGAGGACCGGCGGGCATCTTCCGTTTCCTGCGAACCGTACCTGTGATGCTGGAGATTTGCCGTGATATTGAACGGTATTGTCCGGACGCCGTGTTCCTCAACTACACCAATCCGATGGCTATGTTATGCCGTGTCATGCAAAGCGAAACGAATGTAAAGGTAACGGGTTTGTGCCACAGTGTACAGGGTACCGCTGAAATGTTGGCGGGATGGATCGGAGCTCCGATGGGGGAAATCACGTATCGATGTGCTGGTATCAACCATCAGGCCTTCTACCTGGATTTCAAGTGGAACGGTAAGGACGCGTATCCGTTAATCCGCGAAGCGGTTGTCAATCGACCGGAGATTTACAATGAGGAACAAGTAAGGAATGAGATGTACCTGCACCTGGATTATTATGTGACGGAATCGAGCGGGCATAACTCCGAGTATAATGCCTGGTTCCGGAAACGTCCGGACCTTATCGAGAAATACTGTACGCACGGCACAGGCTGGAATCCGGGTTTATACGCGCCCGGTCTTCAGCATCGTGACAATCCCGCGCTTGATTGGAATAAACAACTTGAGGAATGGCGCGATAGCCCGATTGAATTGAAGCGAGGAAATGAGTACGCTTCCTACATTTTCAACGCCGTGTTCGGAGATCAGACCTTGTTCGAATTTAACGGGAACGTCCGAAACTTCGGATTAATTAACAACTTGCCGGAAGGATGTTGTGTGGAGGTGCCCGTCCTGGCCTCTAAGCGCGGATTAAGCCCGATGCACGTGGGGCCGCTCCCCGATCAGTTGGCATTGCTTGTGAATACCAGCGCAAGAATAGAGGAACTGGCTATCGAGGGCGCATTAACCGGAGATCGCAGAAAGGTCTTCCAAGCCATCTGCTTTGACCCGTTGACCTCTGCGGTTCTTAGCCTGGAAGAGATCAAGTCGATGGTTGATCGCATGTTTGAAGCCAATAAAGCTTATCTCCCGCAATTCGCATAA